Proteins encoded by one window of Streptomyces sp. LX-29:
- the hmgA gene encoding homogentisate 1,2-dioxygenase: MSGTGTENEQARKVAEGLTHLSGFGNEHSSEAVPGALPIGRNSPQRAPLGLYAEQLSGSAFTEPRHHNRRSWLYRIRPSAAHPPFTRVDNGALGGAPFAEHAPDPNRLRWNPLPDPAPGTDFLAGLWTLGGNGDATQRAGMAIHLYSANASMTDRVFSDADGELLIVPERGGLLLRTEFGLLSVEPGQIALIPRGVRFRVELLDASARGYVCENYGRPFVLPDLGPIGANGLANARDFLAPVAAYEDVEGPFEVVNKFCGNLWSATYDHSPLDVVAWHGNYLPYVYDLRRFNVIGSISYDHPDPSIFTVLTSPSDTPGLAGVDFVVFAPRWLVGEDTFRPPYFHRNVMSEYMGLIEGAYDAKTAGEGGFVPGGGSLHNMMSAHGPDRDTFDKASAAELAPQKIDDGLAFMFETRWPVTLTRQAAEAPHLQTGYDDVWQGLERHFRP, from the coding sequence ATGAGCGGTACGGGCACGGAGAACGAGCAGGCGCGGAAGGTGGCCGAGGGGCTGACCCACCTTTCCGGATTCGGCAACGAGCACAGCAGCGAGGCCGTTCCCGGCGCGCTCCCCATCGGCCGGAACTCACCCCAGCGGGCCCCCCTGGGGCTCTACGCGGAGCAGCTCAGCGGCAGCGCGTTCACCGAGCCGCGCCACCACAACCGCCGCTCCTGGCTCTACCGCATCCGCCCCTCCGCCGCGCACCCGCCCTTCACCCGCGTCGACAACGGCGCCCTCGGGGGCGCGCCCTTCGCCGAGCACGCCCCCGACCCCAACCGGCTGCGCTGGAACCCGCTGCCCGACCCCGCGCCGGGCACCGACTTCCTGGCCGGACTGTGGACCCTCGGCGGCAACGGCGACGCCACCCAGCGCGCCGGCATGGCCATCCACCTCTACTCCGCCAACGCCTCCATGACCGACCGGGTCTTCAGCGACGCCGACGGCGAGCTGCTGATCGTCCCCGAGCGGGGCGGGCTGCTGCTGCGCACCGAGTTCGGGCTGCTGAGCGTCGAGCCGGGGCAGATCGCCCTGATTCCGCGCGGGGTGCGGTTCCGGGTGGAGCTGCTGGACGCCTCCGCCCGCGGCTACGTCTGCGAGAACTACGGCCGGCCCTTCGTCCTCCCCGACCTCGGCCCGATCGGCGCCAACGGCCTGGCCAACGCGCGGGACTTCCTCGCGCCGGTCGCCGCGTACGAGGACGTGGAGGGCCCGTTCGAGGTCGTCAACAAGTTCTGCGGCAACCTGTGGTCCGCGACCTACGACCACTCCCCGCTGGACGTCGTCGCCTGGCACGGCAACTACCTCCCGTACGTCTACGACCTGCGCCGCTTCAACGTCATCGGCAGCATCAGCTACGACCACCCGGACCCGTCGATCTTCACGGTCCTCACCTCGCCGTCCGACACCCCCGGCCTCGCCGGCGTCGACTTCGTGGTCTTCGCACCGCGCTGGCTGGTCGGCGAGGACACCTTCCGGCCGCCCTACTTCCACCGGAACGTGATGAGCGAGTACATGGGCCTGATCGAGGGCGCCTACGACGCGAAGACCGCCGGCGAGGGGGGCTTCGTCCCCGGCGGCGGCTCGCTGCACAACATGATGTCGGCGCACGGACCGGACCGGGACACCTTCGACAAGGCGAGCGCGGCCGAGCTCGCGCCGCAGAAGATCGACGACGGGCTGGCGTTCATGTTCGAGACCCGCTGGCCGGTGACGCTCACCCGACAGGCGGCGGAGGCACCCCACCTCCAGACGGGTTACGACGACGTATGGCAGGGTCTGGAGCGCCACTTCCGTCCCTGA
- a CDS encoding citrate:proton symporter, producing the protein MLTTLGFVMIGTFLVLIMMKKMSPMAALVLIPALFCVLVGKGAHLGDYVIEGIGGLAPTAAMLMFAIIYFGVMIDVGLFDPIVRAILRFCKADPMRIVVGTAVLAAVVSLDGDGSTTFMITVSAMYPLYRRLKMSLVVMTGVAAMANGVMNTLPWGGPTARAATALKLDASDIFVPMIPALAVGLLFVFVLSYVLGLRERRRLGLLTLDGAPKAAEVDEVDEAEEAATVGAGNVTAATGAADSGKVLVRAGSGGYGARARTTGPTGGAGDGVDAAPHEASEWDGEGDGPCGAGGDTSDGDASDGDASDGDASDGDTSDGDTSDGDGFQGLDPRRPTLRPKLYWFNAGLTVTLLTLMIMETLPIPVLFLLGAAVALTVNFPHMPDQKARIAAHAENVVNVSGMVFAAAVFTGVLTGTGMVEHMARWLVDGIPDGLGPHMGIVTGVLSIPLTYFMSNDGFYFGIVPILAEAGAAHGVDSMEIARASLVGQALHMSSPLVPAVYVLVGMAKVEFGDHTRFVVKWAALTSLVVLAAGVLFGII; encoded by the coding sequence ATGCTGACTACGCTCGGCTTCGTCATGATCGGCACCTTCCTGGTGCTGATCATGATGAAGAAGATGTCGCCGATGGCGGCGCTGGTGCTGATACCGGCGCTGTTCTGCGTCCTGGTGGGGAAGGGGGCGCACCTCGGCGACTACGTCATCGAGGGCATCGGCGGCCTCGCGCCCACCGCCGCGATGCTGATGTTCGCCATCATCTACTTCGGGGTGATGATCGACGTCGGCCTCTTCGATCCGATCGTCCGCGCCATCCTGCGGTTCTGCAAGGCCGACCCCATGCGGATCGTGGTGGGCACCGCGGTGCTCGCCGCCGTGGTCTCGCTGGACGGCGACGGCTCCACCACGTTCATGATCACGGTCTCCGCGATGTACCCGCTCTACCGGCGGCTGAAGATGAGCCTCGTGGTCATGACCGGCGTGGCCGCGATGGCCAACGGCGTGATGAACACCCTGCCGTGGGGCGGCCCCACCGCGCGTGCCGCCACCGCCCTCAAGCTCGACGCCAGCGACATCTTCGTCCCGATGATCCCCGCGCTCGCCGTGGGCCTGCTCTTCGTCTTCGTCCTCTCGTACGTCCTCGGCCTGCGCGAGCGCAGGCGGCTCGGCCTGCTCACCCTCGACGGCGCGCCGAAGGCCGCGGAGGTCGACGAGGTCGACGAGGCCGAGGAGGCAGCGACGGTCGGCGCCGGGAACGTCACCGCGGCGACCGGGGCGGCCGACTCCGGGAAGGTGCTGGTGCGGGCCGGATCCGGCGGCTACGGCGCCCGGGCCCGGACGACCGGGCCGACCGGCGGCGCGGGCGACGGCGTCGACGCCGCGCCGCACGAGGCGAGCGAGTGGGACGGCGAGGGCGACGGTCCGTGTGGAGCGGGCGGCGACACCTCCGACGGCGACGCCTCCGACGGCGACGCCTCCGACGGCGACGCCTCCGACGGCGACACCTCCGACGGCGACACCTCCGACGGCGACGGCTTCCAGGGCCTCGACCCCCGCCGGCCGACCCTGCGCCCCAAGCTGTACTGGTTCAACGCCGGGCTGACCGTCACGCTGCTGACCCTGATGATCATGGAGACGCTGCCGATCCCGGTGCTCTTCCTGCTCGGCGCCGCCGTCGCGCTCACCGTGAACTTCCCGCACATGCCCGATCAGAAGGCCCGCATCGCCGCCCACGCCGAGAACGTCGTCAACGTCTCCGGCATGGTCTTCGCCGCCGCTGTCTTCACCGGCGTCCTCACCGGCACCGGCATGGTCGAGCACATGGCCCGCTGGCTCGTCGACGGCATCCCCGACGGCCTCGGCCCGCACATGGGCATCGTGACCGGCGTGCTGAGCATCCCGCTCACGTACTTCATGTCCAACGACGGCTTCTACTTCGGCATCGTGCCGATCCTCGCCGAGGCCGGCGCCGCGCACGGCGTCGACTCCATGGAGATCGCCCGCGCCTCGCTGGTCGGCCAGGCGCTCCACATGTCGAGCCCGCTGGTGCCCGCCGTCTATGTGCTGGTCGGCATGGCGAAGGTGGAGTTCGGCGACCACACCCGCTTCGTGGTGAAGTGGGCCGCCCTCACCTCGCTGGTCGTGCTCGCCGCGGGGGTGCTCTTCGGCATCATCTGA
- a CDS encoding Zn-dependent alcohol dehydrogenase has protein sequence MVRAAVLPAVNAPLEITEIELPDPAPGQVRVRLAAAGVCHSDLSLSNGTLRQPVPAVLGHEGAGTVSAVGAGVTDWAPGDRVVLNWAPACGGCHFCGLGEPWLCAAAGAAATAPYATRAADGGELYPGLGTAVFAEETLVPRNALLPLPDGVPLTDAALLGCAVLTGYGAIHHAARVRPGESVAVFGVGGVGLAVLQSARLAGAGPIVAVDVSPAKEELARAAGATAFVPAGDETAKRIRALTGGHGADVAVECVGRAETIRTAWSATRRGGRTTVVGIGGKDQQVSFSALELFYFGRTLSGCVYGNCDPARDLPVIAEHVRAGRLDLGSMVTERIGLDGIPAAFEAMLAGRGGRALVVF, from the coding sequence GTGGTCCGCGCCGCCGTCCTGCCCGCAGTCAACGCCCCGCTGGAGATCACCGAGATCGAGCTGCCGGACCCGGCTCCGGGCCAGGTCCGGGTCCGGCTGGCCGCCGCCGGGGTGTGCCACTCGGACCTGTCGCTGTCCAACGGCACCCTGCGCCAGCCGGTGCCCGCCGTCCTCGGCCACGAGGGCGCGGGCACCGTCAGCGCGGTCGGCGCGGGCGTCACCGACTGGGCGCCGGGCGACCGGGTGGTGCTCAACTGGGCGCCCGCCTGCGGCGGCTGCCACTTCTGCGGGCTCGGCGAACCCTGGCTGTGCGCCGCCGCCGGCGCCGCAGCCACCGCTCCGTACGCCACCCGCGCCGCGGACGGCGGCGAGCTCTATCCGGGCCTGGGCACCGCGGTCTTCGCCGAGGAGACGCTGGTGCCGCGAAACGCGCTGCTGCCGCTGCCCGACGGGGTGCCGCTCACCGACGCGGCCCTGCTCGGCTGCGCCGTGCTCACCGGCTACGGCGCGATACACCACGCGGCGCGGGTGCGCCCCGGTGAGTCGGTCGCGGTCTTCGGCGTCGGCGGGGTGGGGCTCGCGGTGCTCCAGTCGGCGCGCCTGGCGGGCGCCGGGCCGATCGTGGCCGTCGACGTCTCCCCGGCCAAGGAGGAGCTGGCGCGGGCCGCCGGGGCCACCGCGTTCGTGCCGGCCGGGGACGAGACCGCGAAGCGGATCCGCGCGCTGACCGGAGGCCACGGGGCGGACGTCGCCGTCGAGTGCGTCGGGCGCGCCGAGACCATCCGTACCGCCTGGTCCGCCACCCGGCGCGGCGGCCGCACCACCGTGGTCGGCATCGGCGGCAAGGACCAGCAGGTGTCGTTCTCGGCGCTGGAGCTCTTCTACTTCGGCCGCACCCTGAGCGGCTGCGTGTACGGCAACTGCGACCCGGCCCGGGACCTGCCGGTGATCGCCGAACATGTGCGGGCGGGACGGCTCGACCTGGGTTCCATGGTCACCGAGCGGATCGGCCTGGACGGCATCCCGGCGGCCTTCGAGGCGATGCTCGCCGGGCGCGGCGGCCGCGCGCTGGTGGTCTTCTAG
- a CDS encoding GntR family transcriptional regulator, with protein sequence MTTFAPDSLALNRKLPLWYQVSQSLRASILGRRPHEPLRLPTEDRLAEHYGVSVLTMRQALKELEAEGLISRHRRRGTFIEPSAQRGAPVRLLGSVDAIVAQQSGERTEILGHGPEPVPGELAEYFPDLEEAVAYRRLRSDERGGEPTNWAENLVRPELAERIDLADLARWPMTKVLRDAVGVRISRITDTVEARLADPETARLLDVPLLSPILHYTGVTYDESGRVVDVARIRYRGDRFSFTVTVDAHN encoded by the coding sequence ATGACCACCTTCGCCCCCGACTCACTCGCCCTCAACCGCAAGCTCCCGCTGTGGTACCAGGTCTCGCAGTCGCTGCGCGCCTCGATACTCGGCCGCCGGCCGCACGAGCCGTTGCGACTGCCCACCGAGGACCGGCTGGCCGAGCACTACGGCGTGAGCGTGCTCACCATGCGGCAGGCGTTGAAGGAGCTGGAGGCCGAGGGGCTCATCAGCCGGCACCGACGGCGCGGAACGTTCATCGAGCCGAGCGCCCAGCGCGGCGCGCCCGTGCGGCTGCTCGGCTCGGTGGACGCGATCGTGGCCCAGCAGTCGGGCGAGCGCACCGAGATCCTGGGCCACGGCCCGGAGCCGGTCCCCGGCGAGCTCGCCGAGTACTTCCCGGACCTGGAGGAGGCCGTCGCCTATCGGCGGCTGCGCTCCGACGAGCGCGGCGGCGAGCCCACCAACTGGGCGGAGAACCTGGTGCGCCCGGAACTCGCCGAGCGCATCGACCTCGCGGACCTGGCCCGCTGGCCCATGACCAAGGTGCTGCGCGACGCGGTCGGGGTGCGGATCAGCCGCATCACCGACACCGTCGAGGCGCGTCTCGCGGATCCCGAGACCGCCCGCCTCCTCGACGTCCCGCTCCTCAGCCCGATCCTCCACTACACCGGCGTGACCTACGACGAGAGTGGCCGGGTGGTGGACGTGGCGCGGATCCGCTACCGGGGGGACCGGTTCTCGTTCACGGTGACGGTGGACGCCCACAACTGA
- a CDS encoding MFS transporter, whose product MPVPAPDDDPAPGPRSGGGRGWLLRLVLAFTFAQGAVSMARPAVSYRALALGADARAVGVIAGVYALLPLFAAVPLGRRTDHGRCAPLLPAGVALIALGCALSGAARSLPAMAAWSGVMGLGHLAFVIGAQSIVARQSAPAERDRDFGHFTMGAALGQLIGPVAAGLLVSEHDGALARTSATALFAAAAVAACSVVSLHRVEHRPAAPGAPGRAAAEAPVEGGAARVPVARILRTRGVGSGILISLAVLSATDVLTAYLPVVGEQRAISPTVIGVLLGLRAAATVACRLVLAPMVALLGRPGLLIGSCLGAGLLCASVALPLPVWALGVVLAALGFCLGVGQPLSMSTVVRAAPGGARSTALALRLTGNRLGQVAAPAGAGALAGVAGTAAPFVLLGGVLLVSSAVAARLPGEARRGPGGEGARAATDEGRPAEASPRARRRRTMG is encoded by the coding sequence GTGCCCGTCCCCGCACCCGACGACGACCCGGCCCCCGGCCCCCGCTCCGGCGGGGGCCGGGGCTGGCTGCTGCGGCTGGTCCTCGCCTTCACCTTCGCCCAGGGCGCGGTGAGCATGGCCCGGCCCGCGGTCTCCTACCGGGCGCTCGCGTTGGGCGCCGACGCCCGCGCGGTGGGGGTGATCGCCGGGGTCTACGCGCTGCTGCCGCTCTTCGCCGCGGTGCCGCTGGGGCGGCGTACGGACCACGGCCGGTGCGCCCCGCTGCTGCCGGCCGGCGTCGCGCTGATCGCGCTCGGCTGCGCGCTCAGCGGGGCGGCCCGCTCGCTGCCCGCCATGGCCGCCTGGAGCGGGGTGATGGGGCTGGGCCACCTCGCCTTCGTGATCGGGGCGCAGTCGATCGTGGCCCGGCAGAGCGCCCCGGCCGAACGGGACCGCGACTTCGGACACTTCACCATGGGCGCCGCGCTCGGCCAGCTCATCGGCCCCGTCGCCGCCGGGCTGCTGGTCTCCGAACACGACGGCGCCCTCGCCCGCACCAGCGCGACCGCCCTGTTCGCCGCCGCCGCGGTGGCCGCCTGCTCGGTCGTCTCGCTGCACCGCGTCGAGCACCGCCCGGCCGCGCCCGGCGCCCCCGGGCGGGCGGCGGCGGAGGCTCCCGTCGAGGGCGGAGCCGCGCGCGTGCCCGTCGCGCGCATCCTGCGCACACGTGGCGTGGGCTCGGGGATTCTCATCAGCCTCGCCGTGCTGTCCGCCACCGACGTCCTCACCGCGTATCTGCCGGTCGTGGGCGAGCAGCGGGCCATCTCGCCCACGGTCATCGGCGTGTTGCTCGGCCTGCGCGCGGCGGCCACGGTCGCCTGCCGGCTGGTGCTGGCCCCCATGGTCGCGCTGCTGGGGCGCCCCGGGCTGCTGATCGGGAGCTGTCTCGGGGCGGGGCTGCTGTGCGCGAGCGTGGCGCTCCCGCTGCCCGTGTGGGCGCTCGGCGTGGTGCTGGCGGCGCTGGGCTTCTGCCTGGGGGTGGGCCAGCCGCTGTCGATGAGCACGGTGGTGCGGGCCGCGCCCGGCGGTGCCCGGAGCACCGCGCTGGCGCTGCGCCTCACCGGCAACCGGCTGGGGCAGGTCGCCGCCCCCGCCGGGGCCGGGGCGCTGGCCGGAGTGGCGGGCACGGCCGCGCCGTTCGTCCTGCTGGGCGGGGTGCTCCTGGTCTCCTCGGCGGTCGCCGCCCGGCTGCCGGGGGAGGCCCGGCGCGGACCGGGCGGGGAGGGCGCGCGGGCCGCGACCGATGAGGGGCGCCCGGCGGAAGCGTCCCCGCGGGCGCGTCGCCGTCGCACCATGGGCTGA
- a CDS encoding serine/threonine-protein kinase: protein MSEGPARNTGPGDGRLVAHRYRLIRELGHGGMGVVWQARDEALGREVAIKEVRAPVGLNDSEVRLLYARLEREGRAAARISHRNVVTVYDVVVEAGCPWIVMELVRGLSLADLLDAEGPLPPARAAHIGAEVLAALRAAHESGVLHRDVKPGNVLVGNDGRVVLTDFGIALVTGASTLTLPGELVGSPEFLAPERALGRPPGPASDLWSLGVLLYAAVEGHSPFRQDTPLSTLRAVVDEELPPPRRAGPLGPVLDGLLRKDPERRTDAAETERMLRLVAAGGAPRGAATDAAGHTAPTVVVPPPEPRPSEGPHGRPAYATPPPTPVPYPGPGPATVGDPDAGRRRRAAVVLTVGALLAALAVGGLAWAALHGGGSEGNGNSGGSGVTSPAVNGGAATSDDGQGSDIGGRTDTGGGPGGATRSDGSPGGGQSPDETGGENGGTGGGSNSPTPTTASPSPAPSPAPSTTSATPAPSPSTSSSSATSSASWSSSPSPSASTSATPSRTPSPSTYSATASASATTGAPYVTVRFAVGPAPAAGIHRWVAGGAVAARSLP, encoded by the coding sequence ATGAGTGAAGGTCCCGCCAGGAACACCGGTCCCGGCGACGGCCGGCTGGTGGCCCACCGCTACCGGCTCATCCGCGAACTGGGCCACGGCGGCATGGGAGTGGTCTGGCAGGCGCGCGACGAGGCGCTCGGCCGTGAGGTCGCGATCAAAGAGGTGCGCGCCCCGGTCGGGCTCAACGACTCCGAGGTGCGGCTGCTCTACGCCCGGCTGGAGCGCGAGGGGCGGGCGGCGGCCCGGATCTCCCACCGCAATGTCGTGACGGTGTACGACGTCGTGGTCGAGGCCGGGTGCCCGTGGATCGTCATGGAACTGGTGCGCGGGCTGTCGCTGGCGGACCTGCTGGACGCGGAGGGCCCGCTGCCGCCCGCGCGGGCCGCGCACATCGGGGCCGAGGTGCTGGCCGCGCTGCGCGCCGCGCACGAGTCGGGGGTGCTGCACCGCGATGTGAAGCCCGGCAACGTCCTGGTGGGCAACGACGGTCGGGTGGTCCTGACCGACTTCGGGATCGCGCTGGTCACGGGCGCCTCGACGCTGACGCTCCCCGGCGAGCTGGTCGGCTCCCCGGAGTTCCTCGCGCCGGAGCGCGCCCTGGGCCGGCCGCCGGGCCCGGCCTCGGACCTGTGGTCGCTGGGCGTGCTGCTGTACGCGGCGGTCGAGGGCCACTCCCCGTTCCGTCAGGACACCCCGCTGAGCACGCTGCGCGCCGTGGTCGACGAGGAGTTACCGCCACCGCGCCGCGCGGGGCCGCTCGGGCCGGTGCTGGACGGGCTGTTGCGCAAGGACCCGGAGCGGCGGACGGACGCGGCGGAGACGGAACGGATGCTGCGGCTGGTGGCCGCCGGGGGCGCCCCGCGCGGGGCCGCGACGGACGCCGCCGGGCACACCGCCCCCACGGTCGTCGTCCCGCCGCCCGAACCCCGGCCGTCCGAGGGGCCGCACGGCCGGCCCGCGTACGCGACACCGCCGCCGACCCCCGTGCCGTACCCCGGGCCCGGGCCCGCCACGGTGGGTGATCCGGACGCCGGGCGGAGGCGGCGGGCCGCCGTCGTCCTGACGGTGGGGGCGCTGCTGGCCGCGCTCGCGGTGGGCGGGCTCGCCTGGGCCGCCCTGCACGGCGGCGGCTCGGAGGGGAACGGGAACAGCGGAGGGTCCGGGGTCACCAGCCCCGCGGTGAACGGTGGGGCCGCCACCTCGGACGACGGCCAGGGCTCCGACATCGGCGGACGCACCGACACCGGGGGCGGTCCAGGCGGCGCCACCCGGAGCGACGGCTCGCCGGGCGGCGGCCAGAGCCCCGACGAGACGGGCGGTGAGAACGGCGGCACCGGCGGCGGCTCCAACTCGCCGACCCCGACCACCGCCTCTCCCAGCCCCGCTCCCAGCCCCGCTCCCAGCACGACCTCCGCGACGCCCGCCCCCTCCCCCTCGACCTCCTCGTCCTCCGCGACGTCCTCGGCCTCCTGGAGTTCCTCTCCCTCTCCTTCCGCGTCGACGTCCGCCACGCCTTCGCGCACCCCCTCGCCGTCCACCTACTCCGCCACCGCCTCCGCCTCCGCCACCACGGGGGCGCCGTACGTCACGGTGAGGTTCGCGGTCGGCCCGGCCCCGGCCGCGGGGATCCACCGCTGGGTCGCCGGCGGCGCGGTCGCGGCCCGCTCCCTGCCCTGA
- a CDS encoding aldehyde dehydrogenase family protein, which translates to MKAHDGMYIDGRWRPSAGRDVIEVVNPADEQIIGVVPAGTAEDVDAAVRAARAALPGWAATPPAERAARLAALRDQLAGRADEITDTITAELGAPLAFSRRVQAGVPAAVCGSYAELAATFSFEEKVGNSTVYLEPVGVVGAITPWNYPLHQVVAKVAPALAAGCTVVLKPAEDTPLVAQLFAECVAAAELPAGVFNLVTGLGPVAGRALAEHEGVDFVSFTGSTAVGRQVGAIAGGGVKRVALELGGKSACVVLPGGDLRKAVERVLADVCRNSGQSCDALTRLLVHADHYDEAVALAAEAVAGFVVGDPREESSRLGPVVNAAQRERVRGFIRTGVEEGARLVAGGPEAPEGLDRGFYVRPTVFAEVTPEMTIAREEIFGPVVSILRYADEDEAARIANDTDYGLSGAVWAADEATAAAFARRLDTGRVDINGGRFNILAPFGGYKQSGVGRELGVHGLMEYLHTKSLQF; encoded by the coding sequence ATGAAGGCCCACGACGGGATGTACATCGACGGTCGGTGGCGGCCGTCCGCCGGCCGCGATGTGATCGAGGTGGTCAACCCGGCCGACGAGCAGATCATCGGGGTCGTGCCGGCCGGCACGGCGGAGGACGTCGACGCCGCCGTGCGGGCGGCCCGCGCCGCCCTCCCCGGCTGGGCCGCCACCCCGCCGGCCGAGCGCGCCGCCCGGCTCGCGGCCCTGCGGGACCAGCTGGCCGGCCGTGCCGACGAGATCACCGACACCATCACCGCCGAGCTCGGCGCACCGCTGGCGTTCAGCCGGCGGGTCCAGGCCGGGGTGCCGGCCGCGGTCTGCGGCTCGTACGCCGAACTGGCGGCCACCTTCTCGTTCGAGGAGAAGGTCGGCAACTCCACCGTCTACCTCGAACCGGTCGGCGTGGTGGGCGCCATCACGCCCTGGAACTACCCGCTGCACCAGGTCGTCGCCAAGGTCGCCCCGGCGCTGGCGGCGGGCTGCACCGTGGTGCTGAAGCCCGCCGAGGACACCCCGCTGGTGGCCCAGCTGTTCGCCGAGTGCGTGGCGGCGGCCGAGCTGCCCGCCGGGGTGTTCAACCTCGTCACCGGCCTCGGCCCGGTGGCGGGCCGGGCGCTGGCCGAGCACGAGGGCGTCGACTTCGTCTCCTTCACCGGCTCCACCGCGGTCGGCCGGCAGGTCGGCGCCATCGCCGGCGGCGGCGTCAAGCGGGTGGCGCTGGAACTGGGCGGCAAGTCCGCCTGCGTGGTACTGCCCGGCGGCGACCTGCGCAAGGCGGTCGAGCGCGTCCTCGCCGACGTCTGCCGCAACTCCGGTCAGTCCTGCGACGCGCTGACCCGGTTGCTCGTCCACGCCGACCACTATGACGAGGCCGTCGCCCTGGCCGCCGAGGCCGTGGCGGGGTTCGTCGTCGGCGACCCCCGCGAGGAGTCCAGCCGGCTCGGCCCGGTCGTCAACGCCGCCCAGCGCGAGCGCGTCCGGGGCTTCATCCGCACCGGTGTCGAGGAGGGCGCGCGCCTGGTCGCCGGCGGCCCGGAGGCGCCCGAGGGCCTCGACCGGGGCTTCTACGTCCGGCCCACCGTCTTCGCCGAGGTGACGCCCGAGATGACGATCGCCCGCGAGGAGATCTTCGGCCCGGTGGTCTCGATCCTGCGGTACGCGGACGAGGACGAGGCGGCGCGCATCGCCAACGACACCGACTACGGCCTGTCGGGCGCCGTATGGGCCGCCGACGAGGCCACGGCCGCCGCCTTCGCCCGCCGGCTGGACACCGGCCGGGTCGACATCAACGGCGGGCGCTTCAACATCCTCGCGCCCTTCGGCGGATACAAGCAGTCGGGCGTGGGGCGGGAGCTGGGGGTGCACGGGCTCATGGAGTACCTGCACACCAAGTCGTTGCAGTTCTGA
- a CDS encoding class F sortase — MARPDARPTPLGQGRVSRVLLTVGAILALVAGGWTLYHSSAPVVAVDAAPVRPAHPPLPRSPATTISIPAISLEAPVVRLGLDRQGRLATPPMNAPRQAGWYERGASPGEPGTALMVGHRDTRTGPAVFLNLAQLRPGDEIDVDRADRRTAVFTVDAVRTYRKAEFPDAQVYGHTDRPELRLLTCGGRFDPKTGYAANIVVFSHLTGVRPTADRT; from the coding sequence ATGGCGCGGCCTGACGCCCGGCCGACGCCGCTCGGCCAGGGTCGCGTCAGCCGGGTACTGCTGACGGTCGGCGCGATCCTGGCCCTGGTGGCGGGCGGTTGGACGCTGTACCACTCGTCGGCGCCGGTGGTGGCCGTCGACGCCGCGCCGGTCAGGCCGGCGCATCCGCCCCTGCCGCGCTCGCCCGCCACCACGATCTCCATCCCCGCCATCTCCCTGGAAGCACCGGTGGTCCGGCTCGGCCTCGACCGGCAGGGCCGGCTGGCCACCCCGCCGATGAACGCCCCGCGCCAGGCGGGGTGGTACGAGCGCGGCGCGTCCCCCGGCGAGCCGGGCACCGCGCTGATGGTGGGGCACCGCGACACCCGTACCGGCCCCGCGGTCTTCCTCAACCTGGCCCAACTGCGCCCTGGCGACGAGATCGACGTCGACCGCGCGGACCGCAGGACCGCCGTGTTCACCGTCGACGCCGTGCGGACCTACCGCAAGGCGGAGTTCCCGGACGCGCAGGTCTACGGCCACACCGACCGCCCCGAACTGCGGCTCCTCACCTGCGGCGGCCGCTTCGACCCGAAGACCGGCTACGCCGCAAACATCGTCGTCTTCTCCCACCTCACGGGGGTGCGGCCCACGGCGGACCGCACCTGA
- a CDS encoding TetR/AcrR family transcriptional regulator, whose product MSTPQPQPPLRHAPIQRRSAERLGRILDACAELLDETGYDDLSTRAVAERAGVPIGSVYRFFDNKRAMAEALAHRNLDEYAARITERLTQPGAPGADGDWRPMMDVVVDEYLAMKRCAPGFGFVEFGSPVPVGGVPEGPNHLVADRLRTLLAERLDLDDSGERGERLRVAALLAVEAADALLRLAFRSCPDGDPVIIAETKELLRAYLARVLE is encoded by the coding sequence ATGTCAACACCGCAGCCCCAGCCGCCCCTGCGTCACGCGCCGATACAGCGACGCAGCGCCGAACGCCTCGGTCGGATCCTCGACGCCTGCGCCGAGCTCCTGGACGAGACCGGTTACGACGACCTGAGCACCCGCGCGGTCGCCGAGCGGGCCGGCGTGCCGATCGGCTCGGTCTATCGCTTCTTCGACAACAAGCGAGCCATGGCCGAGGCGCTGGCGCACCGCAACCTGGACGAGTACGCCGCTCGCATCACCGAGCGGCTGACCCAACCCGGGGCGCCGGGGGCCGACGGCGACTGGCGTCCGATGATGGACGTGGTGGTCGACGAGTACCTGGCGATGAAGCGGTGCGCACCCGGCTTCGGCTTCGTGGAGTTCGGCAGCCCGGTGCCGGTGGGCGGCGTGCCCGAGGGGCCCAACCACCTGGTCGCCGATCGGCTGCGCACGCTGCTGGCGGAACGGCTCGATCTCGACGACAGCGGCGAGCGGGGCGAGCGGCTGCGGGTCGCCGCGCTGCTGGCGGTCGAGGCCGCGGACGCGCTGCTGCGGCTGGCGTTCCGGTCCTGCCCGGACGGGGACCCGGTGATCATCGCGGAGACCAAGGAGCTGCTGCGCGCGTACCTCGCGCGGGTGCTGGAGTAG